A part of Geothrix oryzae genomic DNA contains:
- a CDS encoding GNAT family N-acetyltransferase → MDRDFLVPEPLSTVHGTVAFFDETWSVDPRELQIFFQAEEVYWTADRTIGQWRRLLACSRMLTARLVPEGHRGGRLVGATRLWSDHAYEAKLYDVVTARDLMGLGIASELVKWALRHPWVGEVQRFVLETRDAADFYPRFGFRMGQEVDSYHMRVGLLELSQRGLR, encoded by the coding sequence ATGGATCGCGATTTCCTCGTACCGGAGCCCTTGTCGACCGTCCACGGCACCGTGGCCTTCTTCGACGAGACCTGGAGCGTGGACCCCCGGGAACTTCAGATCTTCTTTCAGGCCGAAGAGGTGTACTGGACCGCGGACCGCACCATCGGGCAGTGGCGGCGGCTGCTGGCCTGCTCCCGGATGCTCACCGCCCGGCTGGTGCCGGAAGGGCACCGCGGGGGGCGGCTGGTGGGCGCCACCCGGCTCTGGTCCGATCACGCCTACGAAGCCAAGCTCTACGATGTGGTGACCGCCCGGGATCTGATGGGCCTCGGCATCGCCTCGGAGCTGGTCAAGTGGGCCCTGCGGCACCCCTGGGTGGGCGAGGTGCAGCGGTTCGTCCTGGAAACCCGCGATGCGGCCGACTTCTACCCCCGGTTCGGCTTCCGGATGGGCCAGGAGGTCGACAGCTACCACATGCGCGTGGGCCTTCTCGAACTCAGCCAGCGGGGGCTCCGATGA
- a CDS encoding Maf family protein, which translates to MTETLPGVPEAALQPLILASGSPRRRHWLEAMRIPFELQPPQVDETPLLDEEPGDLVLRLAELKAEVVARRNPGRWVMAADTTVAVDHHTLNKPVDVEDAVRMLTLIQGRAHQVHTGFCLQKNDTTHSFVDTAQVFFRPLTEAQIRWYVGTREPMDKAGAYAIQGVGALFIEAVEGSFSTVMGLPVERMGALFFHLGLLKPWMGFPQGS; encoded by the coding sequence ATGACCGAAACGCTGCCCGGCGTGCCCGAGGCCGCCCTGCAACCCCTGATCCTCGCCAGCGGCAGCCCCCGGCGCCGGCACTGGCTGGAGGCCATGCGCATCCCCTTCGAGCTCCAGCCGCCCCAGGTGGACGAGACCCCCCTGCTGGACGAGGAGCCCGGTGACCTGGTGCTGCGTCTGGCGGAGCTGAAGGCCGAAGTGGTGGCCCGGCGCAATCCCGGCCGCTGGGTCATGGCCGCGGACACCACGGTGGCCGTGGACCATCACACCTTGAACAAGCCGGTGGATGTGGAGGACGCGGTGCGGATGCTGACCCTGATCCAGGGGCGGGCGCACCAGGTCCACACCGGCTTCTGCCTCCAGAAGAACGACACGACCCACAGCTTCGTCGATACCGCCCAGGTCTTCTTCCGGCCGCTGACCGAAGCCCAGATCCGCTGGTATGTGGGCACCCGCGAGCCCATGGACAAGGCGGGGGCCTACGCCATCCAAGGGGTGGGGGCCCTCTTCATCGAGGCCGTCGAGGGCAGTTTTTCCACGGTGATGGGCCTGCCGGTGGAGCGGATGGGGGCCCTCTTCTTCCACCTGGGCCTGCTCAAGCCGTGGATGGGGTTCCCTCAGGGTTCCTAG
- a CDS encoding cytochrome c3 family protein, with amino-acid sequence MHQFDRAFRFVLPVAAVAILATVLSVGWLTQPDRFAKGYAPEQPIPFSHELHAGTLKMQCQYCHSGVDKSRHAGIPSVDLCMGCHKVTRTDRPAIQKLAKIAASGEPLPWQRVHTLPDHVFFDHRPHVNAGIACQSCHGEVQTMKVITREMGMRMGNCLACHRDPHAALPPGSKITKGAENCAACHR; translated from the coding sequence ATGCACCAGTTCGACCGAGCGTTCCGCTTCGTCCTGCCCGTCGCGGCGGTGGCGATCCTCGCCACCGTCCTTTCGGTGGGCTGGCTCACCCAGCCGGACCGGTTCGCCAAGGGCTACGCCCCCGAGCAGCCCATCCCCTTCTCGCATGAGCTCCACGCCGGCACCCTCAAGATGCAGTGCCAGTACTGCCACTCGGGCGTGGACAAGTCCCGTCATGCGGGCATTCCGAGCGTGGATCTCTGCATGGGCTGCCACAAGGTCACCCGGACCGACCGCCCCGCCATCCAGAAGCTGGCCAAGATCGCCGCGTCCGGCGAGCCCCTGCCCTGGCAGCGCGTCCATACCCTGCCCGACCATGTCTTCTTCGACCACCGCCCCCATGTGAACGCCGGCATCGCCTGCCAGAGCTGCCACGGCGAAGTGCAGACCATGAAGGTGATCACGCGGGAGATGGGCATGCGCATGGGCAACTGCCTGGCCTGCCACCGGGATCCCCATGCCGCGCTGCCGCCGGGCTCGAAGATCACCAAGGGCGCCGAGAACTGCGCCGCCTGCCACCGCTAG
- a CDS encoding TAT-variant-translocated molybdopterin oxidoreductase has product MKTRLPEHGPLETPRFWRTLEERTETPEAQAAAHDEFLPGAGPTGYDDVHGLPVQSGFSRRDFLGLVTASAALAATVACDRKGQGTVVPYTKRPVEVVPGVANYYASAHQEGRRVYPVLVKTREGRPIHLTGNDEHPGVKGKTSPRTMADVLRLYDPDRLRAPKAEGRVIGWAEAETRLNEALKAAKASGKPVLLVSGAVASPTRKALLADLKAALPVLEHLAYEPAAGDAAEEAAKASFGQPVDLQPRLTKAKVILSLGADFLNGEDPESLAAWGAQRRLKSAQDPINRLWVLEGPLTLTGTNADVRVPVSPSRLGAVAFALAKELGAKGLSLPAGTDLSGISAGAPADIPAATWASLVKDLQHAGRNAVVLCGAQMPVEVHQAAHLLNALLGSEALVVSPAEPLASVKELETAVQGMAAGRYAAAIFWDVNPAFSYPKASAWKEAVAKVPFRAWIGQVEDETSAQCQVLLPENHWLESWGDFSTPGAAVLQQPTIGTLYDTRQGEDILLGALKALGASAPDGYHAYLQARWRKDLPLGTSFEQALHDGLVKTESKAAAPTFRGASVAAAAKRAADSKADGLELVLFPGFATHDGRHANNSWLQETPDPITKMTWDNPLAVSVQDAQALGIQEGDFVTLAVEGTTLRLPAVIQPGQAKGVLALALGYGRGTGGVAKGVGANAYPLMGLDPASANVRKGARLAKAGGTKELSRTQSHHRMEGRDIVRSLTMDEFAHNPQGHHHMPELVSLYEDQKFPDHKWGMVIDLAACTGCSACVVACQSENNVPVVGPEQVARGREMHWIRIDRYYEGELENPKVVHQPMLCQHCDNAPCENVCPVNATNHSPDGLNQMAYNRCVGTRYCANNCPYKVRRFNFLEYTAYKTEPETLANNPEVTVRPRGVMEKCSFCVQRINDVKIRAKGESRPILDGEITTACMAGCPSDAIVFGDLKDPKSKVAQLVAASRAYRVLEEVGAKPAISYLADLKNPADKATVGGPHAH; this is encoded by the coding sequence ATGAAGACACGACTTCCCGAACACGGCCCCCTCGAGACCCCGCGCTTCTGGCGGACCCTCGAGGAACGCACCGAAACGCCGGAGGCCCAGGCGGCCGCCCATGACGAGTTCCTTCCGGGCGCCGGGCCCACCGGCTACGACGATGTCCACGGCCTGCCCGTCCAGAGCGGCTTCTCCCGCCGCGACTTCCTGGGCCTGGTCACCGCCAGCGCCGCCCTGGCCGCCACGGTGGCCTGCGACCGCAAGGGCCAGGGCACCGTGGTGCCCTACACCAAGCGCCCGGTGGAAGTGGTGCCCGGCGTGGCCAACTACTACGCCAGCGCCCACCAGGAAGGCCGCCGCGTCTATCCCGTGCTGGTGAAGACGCGCGAGGGCCGTCCCATCCACCTCACGGGCAACGACGAGCACCCCGGTGTGAAGGGCAAGACCAGCCCCCGCACCATGGCCGATGTGCTGCGCCTCTACGACCCCGATCGCCTCCGCGCGCCCAAGGCCGAGGGCCGGGTCATCGGCTGGGCCGAGGCCGAGACCCGCCTGAACGAAGCGCTGAAGGCCGCCAAGGCCTCGGGCAAGCCCGTGCTCCTGGTGTCCGGCGCCGTGGCCTCGCCCACCCGCAAGGCCCTCCTGGCGGACCTCAAGGCCGCCCTGCCCGTCCTGGAGCACCTGGCCTACGAACCCGCCGCCGGCGATGCCGCCGAGGAAGCCGCCAAGGCCAGCTTCGGGCAGCCCGTGGACCTCCAGCCCCGGCTGACGAAGGCCAAGGTCATCCTGTCCCTCGGGGCCGACTTCCTGAACGGCGAGGATCCCGAATCCCTGGCCGCCTGGGGCGCCCAGCGCCGCCTGAAGAGCGCCCAGGATCCCATCAACCGGCTCTGGGTCCTGGAAGGCCCCCTCACGCTCACGGGCACCAACGCGGATGTGCGGGTTCCCGTTTCGCCTTCGCGGCTCGGCGCCGTGGCCTTCGCCCTGGCGAAGGAACTGGGCGCCAAGGGCTTGTCCCTGCCCGCCGGCACTGACCTGTCCGGGATATCCGCGGGCGCGCCCGCGGATATCCCGGCCGCCACCTGGGCCAGCCTGGTGAAGGACCTCCAGCACGCCGGGCGGAACGCCGTGGTTCTCTGCGGCGCCCAGATGCCCGTCGAGGTCCACCAGGCCGCCCACCTCCTCAACGCCCTGCTGGGTTCCGAGGCTCTCGTCGTCAGTCCCGCCGAGCCCCTGGCCAGCGTCAAGGAGCTCGAGACCGCCGTGCAGGGCATGGCCGCGGGCCGCTACGCCGCCGCGATCTTCTGGGATGTGAATCCCGCCTTCTCGTACCCCAAGGCCAGCGCCTGGAAGGAGGCCGTGGCCAAGGTGCCCTTCCGCGCCTGGATCGGCCAGGTGGAGGATGAGACCTCCGCCCAATGCCAGGTGCTGCTGCCCGAGAACCACTGGCTGGAAAGCTGGGGCGACTTCAGCACCCCCGGCGCCGCGGTCCTCCAGCAGCCCACCATCGGCACGCTCTACGACACCCGCCAGGGTGAGGACATCCTCCTGGGCGCCCTGAAGGCGCTCGGCGCCTCCGCGCCGGACGGCTACCACGCCTACCTGCAGGCCCGCTGGCGGAAGGACCTCCCCCTCGGCACCTCCTTCGAGCAGGCCCTGCACGACGGCCTCGTGAAGACCGAATCGAAAGCTGCTGCGCCGACCTTCAGGGGCGCTTCGGTCGCCGCCGCCGCCAAGCGCGCCGCGGATTCCAAGGCCGATGGCCTGGAACTGGTGCTCTTCCCCGGCTTCGCCACCCACGATGGCCGCCATGCCAACAACAGCTGGCTGCAGGAGACCCCCGATCCCATCACCAAGATGACCTGGGACAACCCCCTGGCCGTATCCGTGCAGGACGCGCAGGCTCTCGGCATCCAGGAGGGCGACTTCGTCACCCTCGCCGTGGAGGGCACCACCCTGCGGCTGCCCGCGGTCATCCAGCCCGGCCAGGCCAAGGGCGTGCTCGCCCTGGCGCTGGGCTACGGCCGCGGCACCGGCGGCGTGGCCAAGGGCGTGGGCGCCAACGCCTACCCCCTCATGGGCCTCGATCCCGCCAGCGCCAATGTCCGCAAGGGCGCGCGCCTCGCCAAGGCCGGCGGGACGAAGGAGCTCTCCCGCACCCAGAGCCACCACCGCATGGAGGGTCGCGACATCGTCCGCTCCCTCACCATGGACGAGTTCGCGCACAACCCCCAGGGGCACCACCACATGCCCGAGCTGGTCTCGCTCTACGAGGACCAGAAGTTCCCCGATCACAAGTGGGGCATGGTCATCGACCTGGCCGCCTGCACGGGCTGCTCGGCCTGCGTGGTCGCCTGCCAGTCGGAGAACAATGTTCCGGTGGTGGGGCCCGAGCAGGTGGCCCGGGGCCGCGAGATGCACTGGATCCGCATCGACCGCTACTACGAGGGCGAGCTGGAGAACCCGAAGGTGGTGCACCAACCCATGTTGTGCCAACACTGCGACAACGCGCCCTGCGAGAATGTCTGCCCGGTGAACGCCACCAACCACAGCCCGGACGGCCTGAACCAGATGGCCTACAACCGCTGCGTGGGCACCCGCTACTGCGCCAACAACTGCCCCTACAAGGTGCGCCGCTTCAACTTCCTCGAATACACCGCCTACAAGACCGAGCCTGAGACCCTGGCGAACAACCCCGAGGTCACGGTCCGTCCCCGCGGCGTCATGGAGAAGTGCTCCTTCTGCGTGCAGCGCATCAACGATGTGAAGATCCGCGCCAAGGGCGAGAGCCGCCCCATCCTCGACGGCGAGATCACCACCGCCTGCATGGCGGGCTGCCCCTCCGACGCCATCGTCTTCGGCGACCTGAAGGATCCTAAGAGCAAGGTCGCCCAGCTGGTGGCCGCCAGCCGCGCCTACCGCGTGCTGGAGGAGGTGGGTGCCAAGCCCGCCATCTCGTACCTGGCCGATCTGAAGAACCCCGCCGACAAGGCCACCGTGGGAGGTCCCCATGCGCACTGA
- the nrfD gene encoding NrfD/PsrC family molybdoenzyme membrane anchor subunit, whose amino-acid sequence MRTDAAIPAGDIPEGLVEPSLYVGKVTPGSLDDQVLAFPETKPPRKWYFALAITLTAALIGVVSIGYTFYLGIGAWGNSSPVFWAFDIINFVFWVGIGHAGTLISAILFLFRKRWRNAIARFAEAMTIFAVICAVIFPLIHVGRPWLAYWLFPYPNQRALWTNFRSPLLWDVFAVNTYFSVSLMFWYLGLIPDIASMRDRTTSKLRKVIYTVLAMGWRGAASHWQHYEKAYLLLAGLATGLVLSVHSVVSFDFATSVVPGWHMTIFPPYFVAGAIFAGFAMVVMVLVVVRETMELKNLITMRHLDVMNKVILSMSCIMGYSYMMEGFTAWYSMNEFLHHGFMNIITGTYGWAGWVTISCNILIPQILWFKKARASYFWMILVATGVTIGMWFERFVIIVISLHQDYLPSAWRIYKPTMVDFGILLGTFGIFFTLVLLFARVLPVIATTEVKAILPDAQPSHHGDDHHV is encoded by the coding sequence ATGCGCACTGATGCCGCCATCCCGGCCGGCGACATCCCTGAGGGCCTGGTTGAACCGTCGCTTTATGTGGGCAAGGTCACGCCCGGCAGCCTCGACGACCAGGTGCTGGCCTTCCCCGAGACCAAGCCCCCGAGGAAGTGGTACTTCGCCCTGGCCATCACGCTGACCGCGGCCCTCATCGGCGTCGTATCCATCGGCTATACCTTCTACCTGGGCATCGGCGCCTGGGGCAACAGCAGCCCCGTGTTCTGGGCCTTCGACATCATCAACTTCGTGTTCTGGGTGGGCATCGGCCACGCCGGCACGCTGATCTCGGCCATCCTCTTCCTCTTCCGCAAGCGCTGGCGCAACGCCATCGCCCGCTTCGCCGAGGCGATGACGATCTTCGCGGTCATCTGCGCCGTGATCTTCCCGCTGATCCATGTGGGCCGCCCCTGGCTGGCCTACTGGCTCTTCCCCTACCCGAACCAGCGCGCCCTCTGGACCAACTTCCGGTCGCCGCTGCTGTGGGATGTCTTCGCGGTGAACACCTACTTCTCCGTCTCCCTGATGTTCTGGTATCTGGGCCTCATCCCCGACATCGCCTCCATGCGCGACCGGACCACCAGCAAGCTGCGGAAGGTCATCTACACCGTGCTGGCCATGGGCTGGCGCGGGGCCGCCTCCCACTGGCAGCACTACGAGAAGGCCTACCTGCTGCTGGCGGGCCTGGCCACAGGCCTGGTGCTGTCCGTGCACTCGGTGGTGAGCTTCGACTTCGCCACCTCCGTGGTGCCCGGCTGGCACATGACCATCTTCCCGCCCTACTTCGTGGCGGGCGCCATCTTCGCCGGCTTCGCCATGGTGGTGATGGTGCTGGTGGTGGTGCGCGAGACCATGGAGCTGAAGAACCTCATCACCATGCGGCACCTGGATGTGATGAACAAGGTGATCCTCTCCATGAGCTGCATCATGGGCTACAGCTACATGATGGAGGGCTTCACGGCCTGGTATTCCATGAACGAATTCCTCCACCACGGCTTCATGAACATCATCACGGGCACCTACGGCTGGGCCGGCTGGGTGACCATCAGCTGCAACATTCTCATCCCCCAGATCCTCTGGTTCAAGAAGGCCCGGGCCAGCTACTTCTGGATGATCCTGGTGGCCACCGGCGTGACCATCGGCATGTGGTTCGAGCGCTTCGTGATCATCGTGATCTCGCTGCACCAGGACTACCTGCCTTCCGCCTGGCGCATCTACAAGCCCACCATGGTGGACTTCGGCATCCTCCTGGGCACCTTCGGGATCTTCTTCACCCTGGTCCTGCTCTTCGCCCGGGTGCTGCCGGTCATCGCCACCACCGAGGTGAAGGCCATCCTGCCGGACGCGCAACCTTCTCACCATGGAGACGACCACCATGTCTGA
- a CDS encoding quinol:electron acceptor oxidoreductase subunit ActD, producing MSETSYAVLGTFETPDALMQAIPKVRASKLGTVEAYTPYAIHGIEEALGLRRSPLGGMVLVMGILGALTAFGFQYWISAIDYPIITGGKAPDSWEAFIPIMFEVTVLFATFTAGLGMLFLLNKLPFFGHPVLSSKSIKSITRDRYVLALEAESEAFDSAAAAVALQAAGASQVEILPAPDRSPFLTSDYILRAAGGIFTACLGAGLVMYFAIKLFPVMAPMKYMQDQPRLNAQKPSSFFKDGHGMQRPVAGTVARGHLPTATGTQEEAATLANPLPRTREVFAVGRQAYKNRCEVCHGSVGDGVGSLTAAYGGKPANLQAQQFRDYPDGKIYWAIVNGKNAMPSHAADLSESQRWAVVHYVRALQRAQNAKDEDLKVAIP from the coding sequence ATGTCTGAGACCTCCTACGCCGTCCTCGGCACTTTCGAGACGCCCGACGCCCTGATGCAGGCCATCCCCAAGGTCCGCGCCAGCAAGCTCGGCACCGTCGAGGCCTACACGCCCTACGCCATCCACGGCATCGAAGAGGCCCTGGGCCTCCGCCGCTCGCCCCTGGGCGGCATGGTCCTGGTCATGGGCATCCTGGGGGCGCTCACGGCCTTCGGGTTCCAGTACTGGATCAGCGCCATCGACTACCCGATCATCACGGGCGGCAAGGCCCCGGACTCCTGGGAGGCCTTCATCCCCATCATGTTCGAGGTGACGGTGCTCTTCGCCACCTTCACCGCGGGCCTGGGGATGCTGTTCCTCCTGAACAAGCTGCCCTTCTTCGGGCACCCGGTGCTGTCCTCCAAGTCCATCAAGAGCATCACCCGCGATCGCTATGTCCTGGCCCTGGAAGCCGAAAGCGAGGCCTTCGACAGCGCCGCCGCCGCCGTCGCCCTCCAGGCCGCCGGGGCCTCCCAGGTGGAGATCCTGCCGGCGCCGGATCGGAGTCCCTTCCTCACCAGCGACTACATCCTGCGGGCGGCCGGGGGCATCTTCACCGCCTGCCTGGGTGCCGGTCTCGTGATGTACTTCGCCATCAAGCTGTTCCCGGTGATGGCCCCCATGAAATACATGCAGGATCAGCCCCGCCTGAACGCCCAGAAGCCCTCCAGCTTCTTCAAGGATGGCCATGGCATGCAGCGGCCGGTGGCCGGCACCGTGGCCCGGGGCCACCTGCCCACCGCCACGGGCACGCAGGAGGAAGCCGCCACCCTGGCGAACCCCCTGCCGCGCACCCGGGAGGTCTTCGCCGTGGGCCGCCAGGCCTACAAGAACCGCTGCGAGGTCTGTCACGGCTCCGTGGGCGACGGCGTGGGCAGCCTGACCGCCGCCTACGGGGGCAAACCCGCCAACCTGCAGGCTCAGCAGTTCCGCGATTACCCCGACGGCAAGATCTACTGGGCCATCGTGAACGGTAAGAACGCCATGCCTTCGCACGCCGCGGACCTCAGCGAGTCCCAGCGCTGGGCCGTCGTGCATTATGTGCGGGCCCTGCAGCGCGCCCAGAACGCCAAGGACGAGGACCTGAAGGTGGCCATTCCATGA
- a CDS encoding c-type cytochrome: MKIHDYLSSEELKRLGSALLVVVCFIFIAGFFAFTVLPGLRYQAHTTPDAPIQAVQGETGWLDPTDYPATARQVIPPIDPATVMTPNPALMARGKAVYAQTCATCHGVDGKGDGPGGAGLTPKPRNFTVKAAWKNGTRVEDIYKTLEEGIKGSSMVSYAYLSKKDRMALAHVVQSLGAYDHGTSDPKAIAALEKLFASAGEVIPNRIPVSRAVDLLCREYESARAEAKPAAPVQR, from the coding sequence ATGAAGATCCACGATTACCTCTCCTCCGAGGAGCTGAAGCGCCTGGGCTCCGCCCTGCTGGTGGTGGTCTGCTTCATCTTCATCGCCGGCTTCTTCGCCTTCACCGTGCTGCCCGGCCTGCGCTACCAGGCCCACACCACGCCGGACGCACCCATTCAGGCCGTGCAGGGCGAGACGGGCTGGCTGGATCCCACGGACTACCCCGCCACCGCCCGGCAGGTCATCCCGCCCATCGATCCGGCCACCGTGATGACACCAAACCCCGCGCTCATGGCCCGCGGCAAGGCGGTCTACGCCCAGACCTGCGCCACCTGCCATGGCGTGGATGGCAAGGGCGATGGCCCCGGCGGCGCGGGGCTCACCCCCAAGCCCCGCAACTTCACCGTCAAGGCGGCCTGGAAGAACGGCACCCGCGTGGAAGACATCTACAAGACCTTGGAGGAGGGCATCAAGGGCAGCTCGATGGTCTCCTACGCCTACCTCTCCAAGAAGGACCGCATGGCCCTGGCCCATGTGGTGCAGTCGCTCGGAGCCTATGACCACGGCACCAGCGACCCCAAGGCCATCGCCGCGCTGGAGAAGCTGTTCGCCAGCGCCGGCGAGGTGATCCCCAACCGCATCCCCGTATCGCGGGCGGTGGACCTCCTCTGCCGCGAATACGAATCGGCCCGGGCCGAGGCCAAACCAGCCGCCCCGGTGCAGCGTTGA
- a CDS encoding SCO family protein, with the protein MSKLLTRSPWTSLVLAAALLGGPLQAQAPAPAPASTPADQATPAFTPQEVGVDEKLGATIPLDLVLKAEDGQPVTLRSLIDKPTILTLNYFRCAGICTPQLSGVAEVLNRTQAEPGKDFQVLTVSFDERDEPEIAAQKRTNYLGEITRPFPPAAWRFLTGPAATTKALADAVGFKFKRVGDDFVHAGAIIFISPKGKVTRYMYGTTYVPADLQMAAQEAARGEAQPTINKFLKFCFSYDPAGRKYVLNTTTIGATVIILAALIFVATLVRRGRKTKSEEGE; encoded by the coding sequence ATGTCGAAGCTCCTGACCCGTTCCCCTTGGACCAGCCTGGTGCTGGCCGCGGCCCTCTTGGGCGGCCCCCTCCAGGCCCAGGCGCCAGCTCCAGCACCCGCATCGACACCGGCCGACCAGGCCACCCCCGCCTTCACGCCCCAGGAAGTGGGCGTGGACGAGAAGCTGGGGGCCACGATCCCCTTGGACCTCGTCCTGAAGGCGGAGGACGGCCAGCCCGTCACCCTCCGTTCTCTCATCGACAAGCCCACCATCCTCACCCTGAACTACTTCCGCTGCGCGGGCATCTGCACGCCCCAGCTCAGCGGCGTGGCCGAGGTGCTGAACCGCACCCAGGCCGAGCCTGGGAAGGACTTCCAGGTGCTCACCGTGAGCTTCGATGAGCGGGACGAGCCCGAGATCGCGGCCCAGAAGCGCACCAACTACCTGGGCGAGATCACGCGCCCCTTCCCGCCCGCGGCCTGGCGTTTCCTCACCGGTCCCGCCGCCACCACCAAGGCCCTGGCCGATGCGGTCGGCTTCAAGTTCAAGCGCGTGGGGGACGACTTCGTCCATGCCGGCGCCATCATCTTCATCAGCCCCAAGGGCAAGGTGACCCGCTACATGTATGGCACCACCTATGTGCCGGCCGATCTCCAGATGGCCGCCCAGGAGGCCGCCCGCGGCGAGGCCCAGCCCACCATCAACAAGTTCCTGAAGTTCTGTTTCAGCTATGACCCCGCGGGGCGCAAGTATGTCCTGAACACCACGACCATCGGCGCCACCGTCATCATCCTGGCGGCCCTGATCTTCGTGGCCACGCTCGTCCGCCGGGGGCGCAAGACCAAGTCAGAGGAGGGCGAATGA
- a CDS encoding cytochrome c oxidase subunit I, which translates to MSTHASTAQPSFLVDTGERKGLMAWLTTTDHKRIGLLYLYSMVSFFLVGMGIGFVMRLVQLTTFQKLITAQTYNALFTLHGVIMIFLFVVPGLPAVFGNFFLPILIGAKDVSFPRLNLASWYFYMAGAILAVLALFTGGGAPDTGWTFYAPFSLKTGTNVSLAVFAAFVLGFSSMLTGINFITTIHRLRAPGMKWFRMPLMCWALYSTAWIQLLATPIVAITLLLVILERFFGIGIFDPSKGGDPLLYQHLFWIYSHPAVYIMILPAMGAITEIIPTFAKRTIFGYKAIAFSSMAIAGVGSLVWAHHMFTSGMSSVATMVFSLLTMVVAVPSAIKVFNWVSTLYKGSIDFQPPLFFALTFIFLFAIGGLTGVMQGALAINVHIHDTYFIVGHFHYVMFGGTGFAFFAALTYWFPKMVGRMYSKKAIYASWFPMFIGFNMLYFGMLILGMMGMPRRYYVHLPQFHTMHVVATVGSWLLVLGLLMFFGTLLYALFRGPKAEDNPWGGVTLEWTIPSPPPLENFETIPTVTHGPYHFEQETK; encoded by the coding sequence ATGAGCACCCACGCGTCCACGGCACAGCCCAGTTTCCTGGTGGACACGGGTGAGCGGAAGGGCCTCATGGCCTGGCTCACCACCACCGACCACAAGCGCATCGGCCTGCTCTACCTCTATTCGATGGTCAGCTTCTTCCTCGTGGGCATGGGCATCGGCTTCGTCATGCGCCTGGTGCAGCTGACCACCTTCCAGAAGCTCATCACCGCCCAGACCTACAACGCCCTGTTCACGCTCCACGGCGTGATCATGATCTTCCTGTTCGTGGTGCCGGGCCTGCCGGCGGTCTTCGGGAACTTCTTCCTGCCCATCCTCATCGGCGCCAAGGATGTGTCCTTCCCGCGCCTGAACCTGGCTTCCTGGTACTTCTACATGGCCGGGGCCATCCTCGCCGTGCTGGCCCTCTTCACCGGGGGCGGCGCCCCCGACACGGGCTGGACCTTCTACGCGCCCTTCAGCCTGAAGACCGGCACCAATGTGAGCCTCGCAGTCTTCGCCGCCTTCGTGCTGGGCTTCTCGTCCATGCTCACGGGCATCAACTTCATCACCACCATCCACCGCCTGCGCGCCCCCGGCATGAAGTGGTTCCGGATGCCGCTGATGTGCTGGGCGCTGTACTCCACGGCCTGGATCCAGCTCCTCGCCACCCCCATCGTGGCCATCACCCTGCTGCTGGTCATCCTCGAGCGCTTCTTCGGCATCGGCATCTTCGATCCCAGCAAGGGCGGCGATCCGCTGCTCTACCAGCACCTCTTCTGGATCTACTCGCACCCGGCCGTCTACATCATGATCCTGCCGGCCATGGGCGCCATCACCGAGATCATCCCCACCTTCGCCAAGCGCACCATCTTCGGCTACAAGGCCATCGCCTTCTCCAGCATGGCCATCGCCGGCGTGGGCAGCCTGGTCTGGGCCCACCACATGTTCACCAGCGGCATGAGTAGCGTGGCCACCATGGTCTTCTCGCTGCTCACCATGGTCGTGGCCGTCCCCAGCGCCATCAAGGTCTTCAACTGGGTGAGCACCCTCTACAAGGGCTCCATCGACTTCCAGCCCCCGCTCTTCTTCGCGCTCACCTTCATCTTCCTCTTCGCCATCGGCGGCCTCACCGGCGTCATGCAGGGGGCCCTGGCCATCAATGTGCACATCCACGACACCTACTTCATCGTGGGCCACTTCCACTATGTGATGTTCGGCGGCACCGGCTTCGCGTTCTTCGCCGCGCTGACCTACTGGTTCCCCAAGATGGTCGGACGGATGTATTCCAAGAAGGCCATCTATGCCTCCTGGTTCCCCATGTTCATCGGGTTCAACATGCTCTATTTCGGCATGCTGATCCTCGGCATGATGGGCATGCCCCGCCGCTACTATGTCCACCTGCCGCAGTTCCACACCATGCATGTGGTGGCCACCGTCGGCAGCTGGCTGCTGGTCCTCGGCCTCCTGATGTTCTTCGGGACGCTGCTCTACGCGCTCTTCCGGGGCCCCAAGGCCGAGGACAACCCCTGGGGCGGCGTGACCCTGGAATGGACCATCCCCAGCCCGCCGCCGCTTGAGAATTTCGAGACCATCCCCACCGTCACCCATGGCCCCTACCACTTCGAGCAGGAGACCAAATGA